The sequence CGTATCAGTCGCGATGCAGGGCCACATCCAGGTCGCCATCGTCGACGGTTGCCGTGAGCATCGTCGTCTGCGTCGCCGGCGACGCCCCGGTCGCCGACCCCGGATTCAGGAGGCGCACGCCGTCGTGGACCGTGTCCCTCGGGTCGTGCGTGTGGCCGGCGACGCCGACGGCGTCGGGACCGGCGTGGTCCCGCACCGTCGACGCGACGCGGTCCTCGTACCCCATCCGGTCGCCCGTTCCGTGGGTGACGACGACGGTGACGCCGCCGCGGTCGACGGTGGCGACCGCCGGCAGGTCGATGCTGGCAGGGTCGACGTTGCCCCGCACCGCGGTGAGCGACCCGTCGGCGAGCGACCGGACCGTCCGGAGCGCCTCGGGCGTCTCGAAATCGCCGGTGTGGATGGTGTGATCCGCGGCCTCGACGCGCTCGCGAACCCAGTCCGGGATGCCGCTCGCTCGGGACGGGACGTGCGTGTCGCCGATGATCGCCAACTCCATATCGGGTCGTCGGCGAGCGCGAGGAAAATCGTTGCGGGCGCCGAGCGGCGGTGGAAGACGGGGGAAACGAGGGACGGGGGAGGGCCGCGCCAGCGGGGGTCAGGTTCCGGGCACGCCCAGCGCCGACACCGCACCGACGCCGAGGAGGTCCAGCGCAGCGAGGGCGAGCGTGGCCGCGGCCCAGGCGATGGCCCCGACGCCGATAGCGCGGAGCCAACCGCCGTCGTACCGCCAGTTGACGACGCCGACCCACGCGACGGTCGCCAGGAGGCCGCCGATCAGCGGGACCGGTTCGAGCAGCGCCCAGACGACGGCGCCGAGAAGCGCCGTCAGGACGGCGTGGGCGTAGCCACGCGCGTCGGAGACGACGAGTGCCCCCGCGTGGACCGCCGCGCCCCCGACCAAGAGGCTAACGGCGAAGGTCAACAGCCGATCCTCGATGCCGGGCATCGTGATGGGTGGCATCGTGCGTTACGCGCTCCCCTCGCCGTCGCTGTCGGTCTCGTCGGCGCCGCCGTCAGCGGACGCCCCGTCACCGCTCTCTCCGTCGTCGGGCGTCGCGTCGCTGACGGCGTCACCGAGCGAGCCGTCGAGATCGCCGTGCAGGAACTCGCCGATGAGGCCGTGGATCGTCGAGAGTGATCGGGCACCTGCGCGGGGAGGTCAGCGGGCGGGCCGCGCCGGTCAGCGTCGTCACCCGCGGGTACGCCTTCGGGCGGGCCACCCGCCTCGTCGGCGGCGGAGTCGTCAGCGTCGTCCGACTCGTTAGCGGCCGCGTCGTCGGTATCGGCTGCCGCTTCGGCCTGGTCGTCGTACTGGTCGTCCGCACCGACATCCACGGGCGCGTTCCCGGGCACTGCGGCGACCGTCCCGACGGTCACCACGAGCGCCGCGAACACGACCGCGACGAGTTTGGTTCGAGTCATCGTTGCAGGCATGCCCTGTGGCCGAGGGGTGTTGAATGGGCATCGCCGTAAACCCGAATTTCGCTGGATTGAGCCGCTATTAAGCGGATTTTAACGGCGATAAAGCGGGATGAATCCGGGTCGAGAGCGGCCGTCCCGCCGACGGATGACTTTTAACCGGGGCGCGAGTACGTTCTCACGGTGGCGATGAGGAGAGTTACCCCCGCTGAGCCCCGTGTGACGACAGCATTCACCCGAGCCACCGTTTCTCGACAGCCGTAGCCGTCGCTGCGTGACGACGCCCTCCAACCATGCTCGCAGTCACACTTTTGCCGCCGGACTCGGTAGGCGCGAGTATGCCCTCGATCGAAACGCTCGGCGTTCACCACTCGGTCGGCGAGGTGTTTCCAACGGACGTGTTTCGCGACGCCCTCGCGGACGCCGGCCCGTCGGTTCGCGTCGTCGATCCGGACGGCGACCTCTCGGCGTGTGACGCTCTCGTGACGTTCGCCTACGAAGACCGCTTTCTCGACGCCGGCCTCGACTGGATCCACTCGATCCAGGCCGGCGTCGACCGCTTCCCGTTCGACGCCCTGGACGATCGGGGGATCGCCCTCACCAACAGCACGGGTATCCACGGCGACGTGGTCGGCGAGACGGCGCTGGGGTTCATGCTCGCGTTCGCCCGCCGCCTGCACGCCCATCGCTCGAATCAGGAAGCCGGCGTCTGGGAGCAACCGGCGTGGGACGAAGCCTTCCCCCTCCGCCGCGAGTCGGCCTGCGTCGTCGGCCTCGGCACGCTGGGCCAGGGTATCGCCACCCGCGCCGCGGCGCTCGGGATGGACGTCACCGGC comes from Haloplanus sp. XH21 and encodes:
- a CDS encoding metallophosphoesterase family protein, with translation MELAIIGDTHVPSRASGIPDWVRERVEAADHTIHTGDFETPEALRTVRSLADGSLTAVRGNVDPASIDLPAVATVDRGGVTVVVTHGTGDRMGYEDRVASTVRDHAGPDAVGVAGHTHDPRDTVHDGVRLLNPGSATGASPATQTTMLTATVDDGDLDVALHRD
- the ddh gene encoding D-2-hydroxyacid dehydrogenase; protein product: MPSIETLGVHHSVGEVFPTDVFRDALADAGPSVRVVDPDGDLSACDALVTFAYEDRFLDAGLDWIHSIQAGVDRFPFDALDDRGIALTNSTGIHGDVVGETALGFMLAFARRLHAHRSNQEAGVWEQPAWDEAFPLRRESACVVGLGTLGQGIATRAAALGMDVTGVKRTPTPVDGVDAVYPPADLPEAVADARFVALAVPLTEDTRGLIDAAVFDAMREDAYLVNVARGPVVDQDALVDAIQGESIAGAALDVFETEPLPPESPLWDHGEVIVTPHAAAFTDEYYERVATIVRENIRRLDADESLTNQVV